In the Arthrobacter sp. 31Y genome, one interval contains:
- a CDS encoding SDR family oxidoreductase, translated as MDLGIAGKTALVAASTGGLGLAVARALAAEGVRVAIVGRRRDRAKEIVAELQAAYGSGSLGARGFDAVAIEADLTTPEGIESAVEQTVADLGPIDILVLNGPGPKPGAAATLSSDDIAAAFDLLVKPHHALVSHVLPGMRERRWGRILAIGSSGVTAPLPNLAVSNTGRAALAGYLKTLAAEVALDEVTVNLLLPGRIATDRVTQLDHAAAKRRGTTLEDIQLESRKTIPARRYGEPAEFGAAAAFLCSAPASYITGVALRCDGGLIRSL; from the coding sequence ATGGATCTGGGAATCGCAGGAAAGACCGCCCTGGTTGCCGCCTCCACCGGCGGGCTGGGCCTCGCCGTTGCCCGTGCCTTGGCTGCCGAAGGCGTCCGGGTGGCCATCGTGGGACGTCGTCGGGACCGCGCCAAGGAGATCGTCGCGGAACTGCAGGCTGCCTACGGAAGCGGCTCGCTGGGTGCCCGCGGTTTTGACGCGGTGGCCATCGAAGCCGACCTCACCACCCCCGAAGGCATCGAATCCGCCGTTGAACAGACCGTGGCGGACTTGGGACCCATCGACATCCTGGTGCTCAATGGCCCCGGCCCCAAACCGGGTGCCGCTGCAACGCTGAGCTCGGATGACATCGCCGCGGCTTTCGATCTCCTGGTCAAGCCCCACCATGCGCTGGTCTCCCACGTCCTTCCCGGGATGCGGGAACGGCGTTGGGGCCGGATCCTGGCCATCGGGTCCAGCGGGGTCACAGCCCCACTGCCCAACCTGGCCGTTTCCAACACCGGACGCGCAGCCCTGGCCGGCTACCTCAAGACCCTCGCTGCCGAAGTGGCCCTGGATGAGGTCACCGTGAACCTGCTCCTTCCCGGCAGGATCGCCACGGACCGGGTCACCCAGCTTGACCATGCCGCAGCGAAACGCCGCGGCACCACGCTGGAAGACATCCAGCTCGAATCCCGCAAGACCATCCCTGCCCGGCGCTACGGAGAACCCGCCGAGTTCGGTGCCGCTGCAGCGTTCCTCTGCAGCGCACCGGCGTCGTACATCACGGGAGTCGCACTCAGGTGCGACGGCGGCCTGATCCGCAGCCTTTAG
- a CDS encoding dihydrodipicolinate synthase family protein: MTQSSAPKNRESLPAGVWGVVATPFQGSTLDVDLDSLAELVEHYQAIGATGLTVLGVFGEAAALTAEERSQVLETVVECTSLPLVVGVTALATRPAIEEVRAARAIAGTRLAAVMVQANSANPQTVTAHLDAIHRATGANVVLQDYPLASGVSIPAKALITVVTSCDYVVAVKAEAPPTSVAIAELSAAVDVSIFGGLGGQGLLDELMAGAAGAMTGFSYPEALIACVRAWQEDGYEAARRELLPYLPLINFEQQAKVALAIRKECLRERGLIKDSGVRAPAAGFPEDLRTSMGTHLREAAAALEITKTPARSF, from the coding sequence ATGACGCAATCTTCTGCGCCCAAAAACCGAGAATCCCTGCCGGCTGGCGTGTGGGGCGTTGTTGCCACACCCTTCCAAGGCAGCACGCTGGACGTGGACCTGGACAGCCTGGCCGAACTCGTGGAGCATTACCAGGCCATTGGTGCCACCGGGCTCACAGTTCTGGGCGTCTTTGGCGAAGCAGCCGCCCTGACCGCAGAGGAGCGCAGTCAGGTACTGGAAACCGTGGTGGAGTGCACGTCGCTTCCCTTGGTAGTGGGAGTGACCGCTTTGGCCACCCGCCCTGCCATCGAGGAAGTCCGCGCGGCACGGGCGATTGCCGGGACACGGCTCGCGGCAGTGATGGTGCAAGCCAACTCGGCCAATCCCCAGACGGTTACTGCCCACCTGGACGCCATCCATCGGGCAACCGGCGCCAACGTTGTACTGCAGGATTATCCACTCGCAAGTGGCGTCAGCATTCCCGCCAAGGCTCTGATCACTGTGGTCACCTCCTGCGACTACGTTGTGGCCGTCAAGGCCGAAGCCCCGCCCACCAGCGTGGCCATCGCGGAGTTGAGTGCCGCCGTCGACGTCTCAATCTTTGGCGGGCTGGGCGGACAAGGGCTGCTGGATGAACTGATGGCCGGTGCGGCGGGTGCCATGACCGGTTTCTCGTACCCCGAAGCCCTCATTGCCTGTGTGCGGGCGTGGCAGGAGGACGGTTACGAGGCCGCACGGCGCGAGCTGTTGCCGTACCTCCCGCTCATCAATTTCGAACAGCAAGCCAAAGTGGCGTTGGCCATCCGTAAGGAATGCCTGCGTGAACGTGGCCTCATCAAGGACTCCGGCGTCCGTGCACCCGCTGCTGGTTTCCCGGAGGACCTGCGCACCAGCATGGGCACGCACCTTCGCGAGGCCGCTGCTGCCCTGGAAATAACCAAGACCCCGGCAAGGAGCTTCTGA
- a CDS encoding enoyl-CoA hydratase-related protein: MTAVVEAAVDTVTLTIENHVATVVIDRQHVLNAVDAKAQARLNEIWSQLESDPSVRAVVITGAGSRAFSVGADMSASAVDKTGLEYWAGLDPNGFGGLSLRTTLDIPVIARVNGYALGGGMEMVLGADIVVAADTAKFGLTEPRVGRLALDGGIHQLVRRIPHTQAMGMLLTGRKAGAAEMQSMGLVNEVVPAEELDAAVQRWVDQILACAPTSVRAVKQMVTQTTHLTAKEARGLRLPALMAALDSEDSAEGVLAFQEKRPPVWPGH, translated from the coding sequence ATGACAGCTGTTGTTGAGGCAGCCGTTGACACCGTGACCCTGACCATTGAAAACCACGTGGCAACGGTGGTGATAGACAGGCAGCACGTGCTCAACGCCGTGGATGCAAAGGCTCAGGCCCGGCTCAACGAGATCTGGTCCCAGCTGGAGAGCGATCCATCTGTACGTGCTGTGGTGATCACGGGCGCAGGTTCACGGGCCTTCTCGGTTGGTGCGGATATGTCCGCCTCGGCCGTGGACAAGACCGGCCTGGAGTACTGGGCCGGCCTTGATCCCAACGGTTTTGGAGGCCTGAGCCTTCGGACCACCTTGGACATCCCGGTGATCGCCCGGGTCAATGGCTACGCCTTGGGCGGCGGTATGGAGATGGTGCTCGGCGCAGACATTGTGGTGGCGGCCGATACCGCGAAGTTCGGCTTGACCGAACCCCGGGTTGGGCGGTTGGCGCTCGACGGCGGCATCCACCAGTTGGTGCGGCGGATCCCGCATACGCAGGCCATGGGCATGCTGCTGACCGGTCGCAAGGCAGGCGCCGCGGAAATGCAGTCCATGGGCCTCGTCAACGAGGTGGTGCCCGCTGAAGAACTCGACGCCGCCGTGCAGCGCTGGGTGGACCAGATCCTTGCCTGCGCCCCCACCTCGGTGCGGGCCGTGAAGCAAATGGTCACCCAGACCACCCATCTCACCGCCAAGGAAGCCCGTGGTCTTCGGCTACCCGCCCTCATGGCTGCCCTCGACAGCGAGGATTCAGCCGAGGGCGTCCTTGCCTTCCAGGAAAAGCGTCCTCCCGTCTGGCCTGGTCACTAG
- a CDS encoding CaiB/BaiF CoA transferase family protein, with translation MSTVTLDQPASETTESTTAALATGSPAAMPLPLDGIKIVDFTQVFMGPSCTQLLGDYGADIIKVERPGAGDISRNSFPDQDGQDNPIFLSINRNKRSVSVDTRTEEGREVMHRLMADADVVVSNFRSGVMERMGFGYEELKATNPGIIWASGTGFGPVGPYSHKGGQDAIAQAYSGVMWRRESEDSKPAIYPTTLCDYITGMHLMQGILLALRTRESNGTGQKVEVTMYDSMLHLQMQEACMQLNRGYEVNWGAMPLSGVFETTDGAVCMVGGFTPDPLARISDALDLDEDLTQRPEFSSLEQQFKNKPALQAIFRERIATNSTEYWTHQLEEQGLLNAPVHTLEQALADAQTEANGMIVEAEHPTVGTVRMLNAPIRLSATPPTIRRAAPRLGEHNVEVLLENGFDEETIERLQKLGVLR, from the coding sequence ATGAGCACCGTGACACTGGACCAGCCGGCAAGCGAAACGACAGAAAGCACGACGGCGGCACTCGCCACCGGCTCGCCCGCAGCTATGCCGCTCCCGCTGGACGGCATCAAGATTGTGGACTTCACCCAGGTGTTCATGGGCCCGTCCTGCACGCAGTTGCTGGGTGATTACGGCGCGGACATCATCAAGGTGGAACGCCCGGGCGCCGGTGACATTTCGCGCAACTCGTTCCCGGATCAGGATGGCCAGGACAACCCGATTTTTTTGTCCATCAACCGGAACAAGCGCAGCGTCTCCGTGGACACCCGCACCGAGGAAGGCCGCGAGGTCATGCACCGGCTCATGGCTGATGCCGACGTAGTTGTCAGCAACTTCCGCTCCGGAGTCATGGAACGCATGGGCTTCGGCTATGAGGAACTGAAGGCCACCAACCCGGGCATCATCTGGGCCTCCGGCACCGGATTCGGACCTGTTGGCCCCTACTCCCACAAGGGCGGCCAGGACGCGATCGCCCAGGCCTACTCCGGCGTGATGTGGCGGCGTGAGTCAGAGGACAGCAAACCGGCCATCTACCCCACCACACTGTGCGACTACATCACCGGCATGCACCTCATGCAGGGCATCCTGCTGGCGTTGCGCACCCGTGAAAGCAACGGCACTGGGCAGAAAGTGGAAGTAACCATGTATGACTCCATGCTGCACCTGCAAATGCAGGAGGCGTGCATGCAGCTCAACCGCGGATACGAGGTCAACTGGGGCGCCATGCCCCTGAGCGGTGTCTTCGAAACCACCGACGGCGCCGTGTGCATGGTGGGCGGGTTCACCCCTGACCCGCTGGCGCGGATCTCCGATGCCCTTGACCTGGACGAGGACCTGACGCAGCGGCCGGAATTCTCCAGCCTCGAGCAGCAGTTCAAGAACAAGCCGGCGTTGCAGGCAATCTTCCGCGAGCGCATCGCCACGAACTCCACCGAGTATTGGACGCACCAGCTCGAGGAGCAAGGGCTGCTCAACGCCCCCGTGCACACCTTGGAACAGGCCTTGGCGGATGCGCAGACCGAGGCAAACGGCATGATTGTGGAAGCCGAGCATCCCACTGTGGGCACGGTCCGGATGCTGAATGCGCCCATCCGGCTCTCAGCCACCCCTCCCACCATCCGCCGTGCGGCACCCCGTCTTGGCGAGCACAACGTGGAGGTCCTGCTGGAGAACGGCTTCGATGAGGAAACCATTGAACGCCTGCAAAAGTTGGGAGTTCTGCGATGA
- a CDS encoding FAD-dependent oxidoreductase produces the protein MNTLELTSSIELSTTTADLTAPVISRSDVLVVGGGPAGVAAAVTAARSGAKVTLLERYSSLGGLASGGMVLVLDDMINGQEITVTGVVSEYVERLQKLGLAIVPPADDRKTSEELWNKWGRYGTFDFHSHTNPKPICYAAAFDPDGWKRVSNDLVREAGVDLRLHSWFSRPIVDNGVIKGVICETKLGPQAFMADVVIDTTGDIDVASRAGASYAKDNYLTTLVFRLGNVDTKAAEAFEQANPKEARAINRKIKRLLGGAWELWWLKTPIDGVVWCNAPHMSGFDGVDPADMTAAEFAARDRISEAVDYVRANLPGFENCYMLDVASQMGVRQTRLLQGEYVMTKDDVTQRRHFEDTVARGRDYYYPYRSLLPKEVDQLLVAGRHYSATPEAQKMSREIPPCMAMGQAVGVAAALAVENNLLVRDVSALDIQQGMRRHGADPGDVPSSNATVDATAAVPA, from the coding sequence ATGAACACCCTTGAACTCACCTCGTCCATTGAACTCAGCACCACGACGGCGGACCTCACCGCCCCGGTCATCTCCCGTTCCGATGTCCTGGTAGTTGGAGGTGGTCCCGCCGGCGTCGCCGCCGCCGTTACCGCCGCCCGCTCCGGCGCCAAAGTCACGTTGTTGGAACGCTACTCATCCTTGGGTGGTCTGGCCTCCGGCGGCATGGTCCTGGTGCTCGATGACATGATCAACGGACAGGAAATCACCGTCACCGGCGTCGTCTCCGAGTACGTCGAACGCCTCCAGAAGCTGGGCTTGGCAATCGTCCCGCCCGCTGATGACCGCAAGACGTCCGAGGAACTCTGGAACAAGTGGGGCCGCTACGGCACCTTCGACTTCCACTCGCACACCAATCCCAAGCCCATCTGCTACGCAGCAGCGTTCGATCCTGACGGCTGGAAGCGAGTCTCCAACGACCTCGTCCGCGAAGCTGGCGTAGACCTCCGCCTGCACTCGTGGTTCTCCCGTCCCATCGTGGACAACGGCGTGATCAAGGGTGTCATCTGCGAGACGAAACTGGGCCCGCAGGCCTTCATGGCCGACGTCGTGATTGACACCACCGGCGACATCGACGTCGCCTCCCGTGCCGGCGCCAGCTACGCCAAGGACAACTACCTCACCACTTTGGTGTTCCGCCTGGGCAACGTGGACACGAAGGCGGCCGAAGCCTTTGAGCAGGCCAACCCCAAGGAAGCCCGCGCCATCAACCGCAAGATCAAGCGCCTCCTCGGTGGAGCCTGGGAACTGTGGTGGCTCAAGACGCCGATCGACGGCGTGGTGTGGTGCAACGCCCCGCACATGTCCGGATTCGACGGCGTTGATCCCGCCGACATGACTGCCGCTGAGTTCGCCGCCCGGGATCGGATCTCCGAGGCCGTGGACTACGTCCGCGCCAACCTCCCCGGATTCGAAAACTGCTACATGCTGGACGTCGCCTCCCAGATGGGTGTCCGCCAGACCCGGCTCCTGCAAGGCGAGTACGTCATGACCAAGGACGACGTCACGCAGCGCCGCCACTTCGAGGACACCGTGGCCCGCGGCCGCGACTACTACTACCCGTACCGCTCCCTCCTGCCCAAGGAAGTGGATCAGCTCCTGGTGGCCGGACGCCACTACTCCGCAACACCGGAGGCGCAGAAAATGTCCCGCGAGATCCCGCCCTGCATGGCCATGGGCCAGGCCGTCGGCGTCGCAGCAGCACTCGCCGTGGAGAACAACCTCCTGGTACGCGACGTCTCCGCGCTGGACATCCAGCAGGGCATGCGCCGCCACGGTGCAGACCCGGGCGACGTCCCGTCGTCGAACGCCACCGTGGACGCAACCGCAGCGGTGCCGGCATGA
- a CDS encoding MFS transporter has product MLDTQMTDSVVPSPKTGPSSSRNNAKNAKFTPEVRKGLLGLGLGNALEWYDWMVFGLLSAFIGPNFFPNTDPLSATLNALAVFAVGFAFRPLGGILLGTLADRIGRRRVMMLSIMLMAGTTLIIAITPSYATIGPAAGIILVVCRVLQGISTGIEAPLSTSHAVELAPEGREGYVAGIMSFYVNIGILLASLVSFLCSLVLGGAAMAEWGWRVPFIIGALFGFVVLYLRRSLPETLKAEEMANNTPRAVWSGVRKHWLSVLAIIFVVGAAQAYNYAWNVGLPSAARSGFKEDPTAVFALTTILGVILVIGSWIIGKLADGKAMSKWFLVTRILAIPSVFLMLMYVQPGIGGFAAVLLGGSIVLVLNMTLYNVVSSSLMPKNIRGTGVALGYGIGVALFGGTASYLLVWFQSLNITWVFPVYVAVLSILSIVFYLAARRSNGIFVGK; this is encoded by the coding sequence ATGCTCGACACCCAAATGACGGACAGCGTAGTCCCGTCACCGAAAACCGGTCCCTCGTCCTCCCGAAACAACGCCAAGAACGCGAAGTTCACCCCCGAAGTCCGCAAAGGCCTCCTTGGGCTGGGGCTGGGCAACGCCTTGGAATGGTACGACTGGATGGTCTTCGGACTCCTGTCCGCCTTCATCGGACCAAACTTCTTCCCTAACACCGATCCGCTCTCGGCCACGTTGAACGCCTTGGCCGTGTTCGCCGTCGGATTCGCCTTCCGCCCGCTGGGCGGCATCCTCCTGGGAACCCTGGCAGACCGCATCGGGCGACGCCGGGTGATGATGCTGTCCATCATGCTGATGGCCGGCACTACGCTGATCATCGCGATCACCCCGAGCTACGCAACCATCGGCCCAGCGGCCGGCATCATCCTGGTTGTCTGCCGCGTGCTGCAGGGGATTTCAACCGGCATCGAAGCCCCACTGTCCACCTCGCACGCTGTGGAGCTGGCTCCGGAGGGCCGCGAAGGTTACGTCGCAGGCATCATGTCCTTCTACGTGAACATAGGCATCCTGCTTGCCTCTCTGGTCAGTTTCCTGTGCAGCCTGGTCCTCGGTGGCGCGGCAATGGCCGAGTGGGGCTGGCGCGTCCCGTTCATCATCGGCGCACTCTTCGGCTTCGTGGTCCTCTACCTGCGCCGCTCTCTGCCTGAAACCCTCAAGGCCGAAGAAATGGCCAACAACACGCCCCGCGCAGTGTGGTCCGGAGTCCGTAAGCACTGGCTCTCCGTCCTGGCCATCATCTTCGTGGTGGGCGCAGCACAGGCTTACAACTACGCCTGGAACGTGGGTCTTCCCAGCGCAGCACGCAGCGGGTTCAAGGAAGATCCCACCGCAGTCTTCGCCCTCACCACCATCCTGGGCGTCATCCTGGTGATCGGCAGCTGGATCATCGGCAAGCTGGCCGACGGCAAGGCAATGTCCAAGTGGTTCCTGGTGACCCGCATCCTCGCCATCCCGTCCGTGTTCCTCATGCTGATGTACGTTCAGCCCGGTATCGGTGGCTTCGCGGCGGTTCTCCTGGGCGGTTCGATCGTCCTGGTCTTGAACATGACCCTCTACAACGTGGTCAGCTCGTCCCTGATGCCCAAGAACATCCGCGGAACCGGTGTGGCCCTGGGCTACGGGATCGGCGTAGCTCTCTTCGGCGGCACGGCTTCCTACCTGTTGGTCTGGTTCCAATCCCTGAACATCACGTGGGTCTTCCCGGTCTACGTGGCCGTCCTCTCCATCCTCAGCATCGTTTTCTACCTCGCCGCCCGCCGCTCCAACGGCATCTTCGTCGGAAAGTAA
- a CDS encoding helix-turn-helix domain-containing protein — translation MTTETPAPPATSELLATVGNKVRTMRKAKGMTLAQLSDITGLSQAIVSQIERGMANPSFTTLAQLAHGLDVPVGRFFIGQNESKSPVVRKSDRRNLKNVTRESVGEAVHELLTPNRDGNIEAQWISTPPGHDTSDTPFTHSGEEFCYIISGRKDVYLDGVCYSLEEGDSITYSSEIPHWYKNSYEEVCVAIWVNAPHAW, via the coding sequence ATGACAACCGAGACTCCTGCTCCCCCAGCCACCAGCGAACTGCTGGCCACAGTGGGAAACAAGGTGCGCACCATGCGCAAGGCAAAGGGAATGACCCTCGCCCAACTCTCGGACATCACCGGGCTCAGCCAGGCGATCGTCAGCCAAATCGAGCGAGGCATGGCCAACCCCTCCTTCACCACGCTGGCTCAGCTGGCGCATGGCCTGGACGTCCCCGTAGGGAGGTTCTTCATTGGCCAAAACGAATCAAAATCTCCGGTGGTCCGCAAGTCGGATCGACGCAACCTGAAGAACGTCACTCGCGAATCCGTAGGTGAAGCAGTGCACGAGCTGCTCACCCCGAACCGCGACGGAAACATCGAAGCGCAGTGGATCAGTACGCCCCCAGGGCACGACACCAGCGACACTCCTTTTACCCACAGCGGTGAAGAGTTCTGCTACATCATCTCCGGCCGTAAGGACGTCTATTTGGACGGCGTCTGCTACAGCCTCGAAGAGGGCGACTCCATCACCTACTCCTCAGAGATCCCCCACTGGTACAAGAACAGCTACGAAGAGGTATGCGTAGCCATCTGGGTCAACGCACCACACGCGTGGTAA
- a CDS encoding Hpt domain-containing protein, whose amino-acid sequence MSEYDECTDALVDRTVLTELQAELGGDHGIISTFVRNYVELLPWRVGRLHRALEKLDIDDAMDAVLSLKTSSHMVGAICMNRLATELEISIRLLPKADHLDELAAQVQEIDRFVSGTIQELETKVE is encoded by the coding sequence GTGTCCGAGTACGACGAGTGCACCGATGCCCTGGTGGATCGCACCGTCCTCACCGAACTCCAAGCCGAACTTGGCGGCGACCATGGCATTATCAGCACCTTCGTGCGCAACTATGTGGAGCTTCTGCCTTGGCGGGTGGGCCGGCTCCACCGCGCGCTGGAAAAGCTGGACATTGACGACGCCATGGATGCTGTCCTGAGCCTGAAGACGTCCAGTCATATGGTGGGTGCCATCTGCATGAACCGCCTGGCAACGGAGTTGGAAATCAGCATCAGGCTCCTGCCGAAAGCAGACCATTTGGACGAACTGGCCGCGCAGGTCCAGGAGATCGACCGCTTCGTATCCGGCACCATCCAGGAGCTTGAAACCAAGGTTGAGTAA
- a CDS encoding very short patch repair endonuclease has translation MAESRDLLTREQRSRNMSKIRGKNTKPELLVRKLLHAKGYRYRLHGQSGSGKLPGRPDLVFAGRRKVIFVNGCFWHGHDCKAGQRAPAANAEFWEAKRTRTRERDGLQREQLKAAGWQVHTVWECQLKDKSVLEDKLTAFLESTAD, from the coding sequence ATGGCCGAGAGCCGGGACCTTCTGACGCGGGAGCAACGCAGCCGCAACATGTCAAAAATCCGCGGGAAGAACACCAAACCTGAGTTGCTGGTCCGCAAACTCCTGCACGCGAAAGGCTACCGCTACCGTTTGCACGGACAGTCAGGGTCAGGGAAACTGCCGGGCCGCCCGGATCTGGTGTTCGCGGGACGGCGCAAGGTCATTTTCGTCAATGGCTGTTTCTGGCATGGCCACGACTGCAAAGCGGGGCAGCGTGCTCCAGCGGCAAATGCAGAGTTTTGGGAAGCCAAGAGAACACGAACCCGCGAAAGGGACGGACTGCAGCGGGAGCAGTTGAAAGCTGCCGGCTGGCAGGTGCACACGGTGTGGGAGTGCCAGCTCAAGGACAAGTCCGTTCTTGAGGACAAGCTGACGGCATTTCTGGAATCCACCGCGGATTGA
- the bsaP gene encoding biotin synthase auxiliary protein BsaP yields the protein MEPPRFCPQCRRRMKVQVTPLAWTAECSRHGLTSSCTDTAPNSTS from the coding sequence ATGGAGCCGCCGCGCTTTTGCCCGCAGTGCCGCCGCCGCATGAAAGTGCAGGTCACGCCGTTGGCGTGGACCGCAGAGTGTTCCCGCCACGGCCTGACGAGTTCTTGTACAGATACCGCCCCTAACAGCACCTCATAA
- the bioB gene encoding biotin synthase BioB, which translates to MSTQAPRLTRETTAYAILDTAREQVLGRGQGLNEAQLIEILELPDDAIPAALQLAHEVRLEHCGEDVEVEGIISIKTGGCPEDCHFCSQSGLFDSPVRGVWLNIPELVKAAKETAATGATEFCIVAAVRGPDIKLMNQIKFAIDRINEEVDINIACSLGMLTQRQVDQLADWGVHRYNHNLETARSYFPEVVTTHSYEERLETCAMVKAAGMELCCGALIGMGESLAQRAELAVQLAALEPHEVPLNFLNPRPGTPLENQGIMDGKDALRAIAAFRLAMPRTVLRYAGGRELTLGDLGTREGLLGGINAVIVGNYLTTLGRPANADLNLLVELNMPIKEFQKSL; encoded by the coding sequence ATGAGCACCCAAGCGCCCCGGCTAACCCGGGAAACCACTGCCTACGCCATCCTGGACACCGCCCGCGAGCAAGTGCTCGGACGAGGACAGGGCCTGAACGAGGCACAACTCATCGAAATCCTGGAGCTCCCCGACGACGCCATCCCCGCCGCACTGCAGCTGGCCCATGAAGTCCGCCTTGAGCACTGCGGTGAGGACGTGGAGGTGGAAGGCATCATCTCCATCAAGACCGGTGGCTGCCCCGAAGACTGCCATTTCTGCAGCCAGTCCGGCCTGTTCGACTCCCCTGTTCGCGGCGTCTGGCTGAACATCCCCGAACTCGTCAAAGCGGCCAAGGAAACCGCTGCCACCGGGGCCACGGAGTTCTGCATCGTCGCAGCCGTGCGCGGCCCCGACATCAAGCTCATGAACCAGATCAAGTTCGCGATCGACCGCATCAATGAAGAAGTGGACATCAACATCGCCTGTTCGCTCGGCATGCTCACGCAACGCCAAGTGGACCAGCTGGCCGACTGGGGCGTGCACCGGTACAACCACAACCTCGAGACAGCGCGCAGCTACTTCCCCGAGGTGGTCACCACCCACAGCTACGAAGAACGCCTGGAAACCTGCGCAATGGTCAAGGCCGCCGGCATGGAACTGTGCTGTGGTGCCCTGATCGGAATGGGCGAATCGCTGGCGCAACGCGCAGAGCTGGCCGTCCAACTCGCTGCCCTGGAACCGCACGAGGTCCCGCTGAACTTCCTCAACCCCCGCCCCGGCACGCCCTTGGAAAACCAAGGAATCATGGACGGCAAGGATGCCCTCCGCGCCATCGCGGCGTTCCGTCTGGCCATGCCGCGCACCGTGCTCCGGTACGCCGGCGGCCGTGAACTGACCCTCGGCGACCTCGGTACCCGCGAAGGCCTCCTCGGTGGCATCAACGCCGTCATTGTGGGCAACTACCTCACCACCCTGGGCCGACCCGCTAACGCCGACCTCAACCTCCTGGTGGAGCTGAACATGCCCATCAAGGAATTCCAGAAGTCGTTGTGA